A single Pseudoalteromonas phenolica DNA region contains:
- a CDS encoding MATE family efflux transporter translates to MASAQQSQVSNDILEGDIPSTLKRMTIPMIFGMITLMMFNLVDTFFISMLGTEELAAVSFTFPVTFTVISLAIGLGIGTSAVIAKALGANKVEEAKFDATIALLLSAVMVFLLSLFGFLMIEPIFKLLGAHAEVMPHIYDYMSIWFLGSVFLITPMIGNSVLRASGDTKTPSIIMGAAGLINAILDPLLIFGIGPFPELGVKGAAIASVIAWSVAVGIIFYLLAVKKRLLSVSPGEQGVMQAVKKILKIGFPAAGANMLTPIAMAVMTAIVATYGPEAVAAFGVGSRIESIASLVVLALSMTLPPFVSQNYGAQNYQRVTEAYKTTLKFVMVWQFAIYIVLLLCSGLISQTFGAEKEVQRIIELFIYIMPLSYGFQGVIILSNSSFNALHKPMNALLLSVIRLFVFFVPFAYLGSHLAGLKGLFIGAAIGNLVTAIVAYNWFCASLNRMQSVPEQELKHD, encoded by the coding sequence ATGGCATCAGCGCAGCAGTCTCAAGTCTCCAATGACATCCTAGAAGGGGACATCCCGTCCACACTTAAACGTATGACCATTCCCATGATATTTGGCATGATCACGCTGATGATGTTCAATTTAGTCGATACTTTTTTTATTAGTATGTTAGGGACTGAAGAGCTTGCTGCCGTTAGTTTTACTTTCCCTGTTACTTTTACGGTCATCAGTCTAGCAATAGGTTTGGGCATAGGTACGTCAGCGGTGATTGCCAAAGCGTTGGGTGCTAATAAAGTAGAAGAGGCCAAGTTTGATGCCACCATTGCACTTTTATTATCAGCAGTGATGGTGTTCTTGTTGTCTTTATTTGGCTTTTTGATGATAGAGCCGATTTTCAAACTACTGGGTGCTCACGCTGAAGTCATGCCACATATATATGACTATATGTCTATTTGGTTCTTGGGCAGCGTATTCTTAATCACGCCTATGATTGGTAATTCAGTACTACGTGCCAGTGGCGATACTAAAACGCCAAGTATTATTATGGGCGCAGCAGGTTTGATAAATGCAATCCTCGACCCTTTACTTATTTTCGGTATAGGCCCATTCCCTGAGCTAGGTGTTAAAGGTGCAGCGATTGCTAGCGTGATTGCTTGGTCTGTGGCTGTAGGCATTATCTTTTATTTACTCGCAGTGAAAAAGCGCCTACTCAGTGTTAGCCCTGGAGAGCAGGGTGTTATGCAGGCAGTGAAGAAAATCCTAAAAATTGGTTTTCCTGCTGCAGGCGCGAATATGCTGACACCTATTGCCATGGCTGTTATGACAGCGATTGTCGCAACTTACGGACCTGAAGCGGTTGCGGCTTTTGGTGTAGGTAGCCGTATTGAATCTATCGCGAGTTTAGTAGTGCTTGCATTGTCGATGACATTGCCGCCTTTTGTCAGTCAAAATTATGGGGCGCAAAATTACCAGCGTGTGACAGAAGCCTATAAAACTACATTAAAGTTCGTAATGGTTTGGCAGTTTGCTATTTATATCGTATTACTTCTTTGCTCAGGCTTAATTAGTCAAACCTTTGGTGCTGAAAAAGAAGTTCAGCGTATCATTGAGCTGTTTATTTATATCATGCCATTGAGCTACGGTTTTCAAGGGGTGATCATCTTAAGCAATTCGTCATTTAATGCCCTTCACAAACCAATGAATGCATTGTTACTGAGCGTGATCAGGTTGTTTGTGTTTTTCGTACCATTCGCTTATTTAGGATCGCATTTAGCTGGTCTGAAAGGGTTATTTATTGGTGCTGCAATCGGTAATTTGGTCACAGCCATTGTGGCGTATAATTGGTTCTGCGCAAGTTTAAACCGAATGCAATCTGTGCCTGAGCAGGAATTAAAACATGACTGA
- a CDS encoding EAL domain-containing protein produces the protein MAGFKKLIFVQLISWLLFSLVGIFFFATSFDSAVSKAQQSAQVMVTQYIKEKTMAEVTPQHIRQALANGNVFSTFIVRDFNGDTVLNVNTHNPLPFIAEIIESNINAIRPQFAVNVTKDIKIEFIINAQSQAQLLQQAVIMMFIITALLAFIPVFYMKAIYKRLNRNVSMTVADAVDMYITQNQVTESIENDFNASKVQALGAELAPSFNRLAHFLKSKQEDIQSAAQSIKQEAYKDVVTGLGNRNMFVEYYEHHIESSSKKSFGTLAMIRCSELQVINQTRGYQKGDEYIKSVSEIITHVCGTYTGGQTFRLNSSDFAVILPNIPAKEAEHFGETLQARFTQYQQNQELSSVANTGIVPYETGKPLGEILSVVDNAMSMAQSKQANAWHIQRESDLINNVGAGFGNQNWRKVIHDVIESKRVSLMMQNIMPIGKNVKAYAEIQARFKTEDNQMLPTASFLAMAEKLEMAIEIDKLIIDTSLELIKTRNFTEKFFGINVTASSAHSDQFVIWLERRLLKDANIASKLIFEVSEFGLQQNIKASKRFIDMVHRVGARITVERFGVGLTSFKFFRDLKPDFIKMDASYTRGLEEDKNNQYFMRLMVDLAHRIGVSVFAEGVENQEEKHVVETLCLDGVQGYYIEKPKEI, from the coding sequence ATGGCAGGCTTTAAAAAACTTATATTTGTGCAGTTGATCTCTTGGCTTCTGTTTTCACTTGTTGGAATATTTTTCTTTGCGACTAGCTTTGACTCTGCAGTGTCAAAAGCTCAGCAAAGTGCGCAGGTTATGGTGACTCAATATATTAAAGAAAAAACCATGGCTGAGGTCACGCCTCAACATATTCGACAAGCACTCGCGAACGGCAACGTCTTTTCAACCTTCATTGTTAGAGACTTTAATGGTGATACGGTTTTAAATGTGAATACACATAATCCCCTGCCCTTTATTGCTGAAATCATCGAATCTAATATTAATGCCATTCGTCCGCAATTTGCAGTAAATGTGACCAAAGACATCAAAATTGAATTTATTATAAATGCGCAAAGTCAAGCTCAGCTTCTGCAACAAGCCGTTATTATGATGTTTATTATTACAGCTCTACTCGCTTTTATCCCTGTCTTCTATATGAAAGCCATTTACAAACGTTTAAATCGAAACGTAAGTATGACTGTTGCCGATGCGGTAGATATGTATATCACTCAAAATCAAGTTACAGAAAGCATCGAAAATGATTTTAATGCAAGCAAAGTTCAAGCTCTTGGCGCTGAGTTGGCCCCCTCATTTAACCGTTTAGCCCACTTCTTAAAGAGTAAACAAGAAGATATTCAAAGCGCCGCACAAAGTATCAAACAAGAAGCATATAAAGATGTTGTAACTGGTCTAGGCAACCGTAACATGTTCGTGGAATATTACGAGCACCATATTGAATCAAGTAGTAAAAAATCTTTCGGTACCCTTGCCATGATCCGTTGTAGTGAACTACAAGTGATCAACCAAACTCGCGGTTACCAAAAAGGTGACGAGTACATAAAGTCCGTGTCTGAGATTATTACTCATGTTTGTGGTACCTACACTGGCGGGCAAACATTCCGACTAAATAGTTCTGATTTTGCGGTTATTTTGCCAAACATTCCGGCAAAAGAAGCCGAACATTTTGGTGAGACATTACAAGCTAGATTCACTCAATATCAGCAAAACCAAGAACTCAGCTCTGTAGCAAATACGGGGATTGTCCCATACGAAACCGGTAAGCCATTAGGCGAGATATTATCTGTGGTCGATAACGCCATGAGTATGGCCCAGAGTAAACAAGCAAATGCGTGGCATATACAACGTGAGTCTGATCTCATCAATAATGTTGGTGCAGGCTTTGGTAATCAAAACTGGCGTAAGGTGATCCATGATGTGATCGAATCTAAGCGTGTCAGTTTAATGATGCAAAACATTATGCCGATTGGTAAAAATGTTAAAGCCTACGCAGAAATTCAAGCCCGCTTTAAAACTGAAGATAATCAAATGCTGCCAACAGCGTCTTTCTTAGCCATGGCAGAAAAACTTGAGATGGCCATTGAAATTGATAAGTTGATCATAGATACGTCACTCGAACTAATAAAAACCCGTAACTTCACTGAAAAGTTTTTTGGCATCAATGTTACCGCGTCAAGCGCTCACTCAGATCAATTTGTGATCTGGCTAGAACGTCGTTTGTTAAAAGATGCCAACATTGCTTCGAAATTGATTTTTGAAGTGAGCGAGTTTGGTTTACAGCAAAATATTAAAGCCAGCAAACGCTTTATCGATATGGTTCACCGCGTTGGTGCGCGTATCACCGTTGAGCGTTTTGGTGTTGGTTTAACCTCATTTAAGTTCTTCAGAGATTTAAAACCTGATTTCATCAAGATGGATGCAAGTTATACCCGTGGTCTAGAAGAAGATAAAAATAACCAATACTTCATGCGTTTGATGGTTGATCTTGCTCACCGAATTGGTGTGAGTGTGTTTGCTGAAGGGGTCGAAAACCAAGAAGAAAAACACGTAGTCGAAACACTCTGCCTCGACGGTGTTCAGGGTTACTACATAGAGAAACCCAAAGAAATATAG
- the rsxA gene encoding electron transport complex subunit RsxA produces the protein MTEYILLLIGTVLVNNFVLVQFLGLCPFMGVSGKLDTAVGMSMATTFVLTLASVTSYLVNEYILQPLELEFLRTMSFILVIAVVVQFTEMVVKKTSPTLYRLLGIFLPLITTNCAVLGVALLNIKNEHTFMSSAVFGFGAAVGFSMVLVLFAALRERLAVADVPTPFKGASIAMITAGLMSLAFMGFSGLVKF, from the coding sequence ATGACTGAATATATTCTGTTGCTGATCGGCACAGTATTAGTAAACAATTTCGTGTTAGTACAATTCTTAGGCTTATGTCCTTTCATGGGCGTATCAGGCAAGTTAGACACTGCCGTTGGTATGTCAATGGCCACCACTTTTGTGCTCACGCTAGCCTCAGTAACGAGTTACCTTGTTAACGAGTATATATTGCAACCTCTCGAATTAGAGTTTTTACGCACCATGAGCTTCATACTTGTTATTGCTGTGGTGGTTCAATTTACAGAAATGGTGGTTAAAAAAACCAGCCCTACACTTTATCGTCTACTAGGTATTTTCTTACCGCTTATCACAACTAACTGTGCAGTATTAGGTGTTGCCCTTCTAAACATTAAAAATGAGCATACCTTTATGAGTTCAGCCGTGTTCGGTTTTGGTGCCGCGGTCGGTTTTTCTATGGTGCTGGTTTTATTTGCAGCACTGCGTGAACGTCTTGCTGTTGCTGATGTACCAACCCCGTTCAAAGGTGCGTCAATCGCCATGATCACCGCTGGCTTAATGTCTCTTGCCTTTATGGGCTTTTCTGGATTAGTGAAGTTTTAA
- the rsxB gene encoding electron transport complex subunit RsxB has translation MTLFYALIALGSLALIFGLILGYAAVKYRVESSPVVDQVDAILPQTQCGQCGYPGCRPYAEAIANGDEINKCPPGGDATIKKLADLMGVEPKPLAGGEEAEPVKTVAYIREDECIGCTKCIQACPVDAIVGATRQMHTVLKDECTGCDLCVEPCPVDCIDMIPVAETKQTWKWQLNAINVTQID, from the coding sequence ATGACCTTGTTTTATGCACTCATTGCGCTAGGTTCACTGGCGCTGATTTTTGGCCTTATTTTAGGTTATGCCGCGGTAAAATATCGCGTCGAAAGTAGCCCTGTTGTCGACCAAGTCGATGCCATTTTACCGCAAACACAATGTGGCCAATGTGGTTACCCTGGCTGCCGCCCTTATGCTGAAGCCATTGCCAATGGCGACGAAATTAATAAATGTCCACCGGGTGGTGATGCCACCATTAAAAAGTTAGCCGATTTAATGGGCGTTGAGCCTAAACCTTTAGCTGGCGGCGAAGAAGCTGAACCTGTTAAAACTGTGGCATATATTCGTGAAGATGAATGTATCGGCTGTACTAAATGCATTCAAGCTTGTCCGGTTGACGCCATTGTTGGTGCCACAAGACAAATGCATACCGTATTAAAAGATGAATGTACCGGCTGTGATTTATGTGTTGAGCCATGTCCAGTTGATTGTATTGATATGATCCCTGTTGCTGAAACTAAGCAAACATGGAAATGGCAGTTAAACGCCATTAACGTCACTCAGATTGATTAG